A single Flavobacteriales bacterium DNA region contains:
- a CDS encoding SBBP repeat-containing protein: MIIAACLGAFTMLNARDFVWANALGAGSNDLGCRITVNTFGEVYTTGYFRGTVDFDPGPGTALLTASGGSDIFILKMDASGSFLWAQAFGGAADDFGRNITLDASGDVYTIGHFRGTADFDPGVGTANLTANGGSDIFIQKMHASGVFEWAKAFGGFWDDGGRSISIDAAGNIYTTGHFHGTVDFDPGAGIFNQTSSGGRDIFILKMDPLGDLDWVKTFVSNLADNGNSIMVDTSGNVYTAGIFRGTVDFDPGAGTTNLSAVGSQDIFIQKMDTSGNMVWAKSFGGTLNELARSIAVDDSGNVYTTGAFQGTVDFDPGAGTANLSAVGGYDVFIQKMDASGNFLWAKTFGNPSPDSGISTTVDSAGNVYTTGFFQGVVDFGLESYKVWLTINNENLDTNHLWVEALA; this comes from the coding sequence ATGATCATCGCAGCTTGCTTAGGAGCGTTTACCATGTTAAATGCCCGGGATTTTGTTTGGGCAAATGCCCTCGGGGCGGGTTCTAATGATTTAGGGTGCCGCATCACTGTAAATACATTCGGGGAGGTATATACAACGGGTTATTTTCGAGGAACGGTAGATTTTGACCCTGGACCCGGAACGGCCCTCTTGACTGCTTCTGGAGGTAGTGATATTTTCATTCTGAAAATGGACGCATCGGGGAGTTTCCTTTGGGCACAGGCTTTCGGTGGAGCTGCTGATGATTTTGGACGCAACATTACTCTAGATGCCTCTGGGGATGTTTATACCATAGGTCATTTTCGAGGTACGGCAGATTTTGACCCGGGGGTCGGGACAGCCAACCTGACCGCTAATGGAGGCAGTGATATTTTCATTCAGAAAATGCACGCCTCTGGGGTTTTCGAATGGGCAAAGGCTTTCGGTGGATTCTGGGATGATGGTGGGCGCTCTATCAGTATAGATGCCGCCGGAAATATATATACAACGGGGCACTTTCATGGTACGGTAGATTTCGACCCGGGAGCCGGAATATTCAACCAAACCTCGTCTGGAGGTCGTGATATTTTCATTTTGAAAATGGACCCCTTAGGGGATTTGGATTGGGTAAAGACCTTCGTTAGTAATCTTGCCGATAACGGAAACTCCATCATGGTGGATACGTCCGGTAATGTATATACGGCGGGTATTTTTCGAGGCACGGTAGATTTTGACCCGGGAGCTGGTACGACCAACCTGTCCGCTGTCGGAAGCCAAGATATATTTATTCAGAAAATGGACACTTCAGGGAACATGGTGTGGGCAAAATCCTTTGGTGGAACTTTGAATGAGCTAGCACGTTCCATCGCCGTAGATGATTCGGGGAATGTTTATACGACGGGTGCTTTTCAAGGGACTGTAGATTTTGACCCAGGAGCCGGAACAGCCAACTTGAGTGCGGTTGGAGGCTATGATGTGTTCATTCAGAAAATGGACGCCTCGGGGAATTTCCTTTGGGCAAAAACCTTCGGAAACCCTTCCCCGGATAGTGGAATCTCCACCACGGTTGATAGTGCCGGGAATGTTTATACAACGGGTTTTTTTCAAGGGGTTGTGGATTTTGGCTTGGAGAGTTACAAGGTATGGCTCACGATTAATAATGAAAATTTGGACACAAACCACCTTTGGGTAGAAGCATTGGC
- a CDS encoding MBL fold metallo-hydrolase: protein MNRTLILGIIIVLSSCRAKTPSESESTSKFEPEGVYLTVLGTLQDAGAPHIACKKECCTELFENPDPNRMVVSLGLVDNRAGKKYLFEATPDMSRQMKALVRPDVVNPGEFVDGIFLTHAHIGHYTGLMYLGKEATNANRVPVYAMPRMQEYLETNGPWSRLVSMNNIALMHLIHEQPVELTPQVAITPILVPHRDEYSETVGYRIEGPGKSALFIPDIDKWSKWERDIIEEIKRVDYAFLDATFYSGEEINTRDISQIPHPFIIESMELFKDLPAEQKAKVVFIHFNHTNPVVDRDSPEAQEVLKAGFGFARVGEVYEL, encoded by the coding sequence ATGAATCGAACCTTAATCCTCGGTATAATCATAGTCCTTTCCTCTTGCAGGGCAAAAACCCCTTCGGAAAGCGAATCAACTTCGAAGTTCGAACCGGAAGGAGTTTACTTGACCGTATTAGGCACACTGCAAGACGCCGGTGCTCCGCACATTGCGTGCAAGAAGGAGTGCTGTACTGAATTGTTTGAGAACCCCGATCCCAATCGAATGGTGGTGAGTTTGGGGCTGGTCGATAATAGGGCAGGGAAGAAGTACTTATTTGAAGCCACACCCGATATGAGCCGACAAATGAAGGCCTTGGTGCGGCCCGATGTGGTGAACCCCGGTGAATTCGTCGATGGTATTTTCCTCACCCACGCGCATATTGGGCATTACACCGGACTCATGTATTTAGGTAAAGAGGCTACCAATGCCAACAGGGTTCCGGTATACGCCATGCCGCGTATGCAGGAGTACTTGGAAACGAACGGCCCTTGGAGCCGGCTCGTGAGCATGAACAACATAGCCCTGATGCATTTGATACACGAGCAGCCGGTAGAGCTGACTCCTCAGGTGGCCATAACGCCGATCTTGGTTCCGCACCGCGATGAATATTCAGAGACCGTGGGATACCGCATTGAGGGGCCTGGCAAATCGGCCTTGTTTATACCTGATATCGACAAGTGGAGCAAGTGGGAGCGGGATATCATCGAAGAAATCAAGCGGGTCGATTACGCCTTTTTGGACGCTACCTTCTACAGCGGCGAAGAGATTAATACCCGCGACATCTCCCAAATTCCACACCCTTTCATCATCGAAAGCATGGAGCTCTTTAAGGACCTCCCGGCGGAACAAAAAGCAAAGGTGGTCTTCATTCACTTCAATCATACCAATCCGGTCGTAGACCGAGACAGTCCAGAAGCACAGGAGGTGTTGAAGGCCGGATTTGGGTTTGCCCGGGTAGGGGAGGTGTATGAACTGTGA